The Myotis daubentonii chromosome 1, mMyoDau2.1, whole genome shotgun sequence genome includes the window AAAATACTTGTAATGCTCTATCATATACATAATAACCAAATTCCAGAAGATAGGATCTGAGAGAGCTAAGCTGACCAGTAttataaaaggaaacagaagagtTTGTAGAAATTTTTCTTACAGAAAAGCCCAGTCCCATTATAGGTGTATGTCTCCATTTCTCTTTGATGCATTTAACAGAATGGATTATATAGAGAAAAGGGAGTAATAAGCAGAGGAGGCAGAGCCTGAGAGAGCTCAAATGCATTACTCATTGCTATTCAAAGAATAAGTAAAAGGTCAACCATGGGGCCATACCCCCTGCAGGGTCGCATCTACCTGTCAAGGTGCACAGGCACCAGGGGGTTACCCTCACAGGCGATGACAACACCCCTAGTGATGGCAGTGGCCTCATATCGGCAGTTGTTGGGTGGGGAACCTCCTGTATTTCTGCAGTCTGTGACTCTCACTACACCCGCATGGCAGTTCATCCTGTGATCCTTGCACTGGATATTGGGGGCGTTGCAGATGTTATTAATGGTCCCGATGTTTTCGTGGATGAAGGTGTTGAATTCCTTGCACTTCAGCCCAGTCATCCCCTGTTTGTGCATCATCGTGTTGCAGTACAAGTTGGTGCCACCTGTCCCTGTAGGATCCACATGTTGCCGCAGGAATCGTTGGTACATGAACTGGCCATAGGAGGGctgcaccagccccagccccagcagggtCAGCAGCGAGAGCAGAAGCGATAAAATGATCTTCTGGAGAGCCATCACTGCCTTGGAGGTGcctggggagaaaccaagaggtAGGAGAAAGGAAGGTAACAAATGGGCACCAGAGAGAGGTGTGGAGAATGGCAAGTTGATATTTCCTCAACTCTACAGTCTACTCTTCCTCCCCACTTCTCTACCCACAACTTTTCTCATCACTGCTTCCCCAAGAGTAAAAAGTTTTCAAACATGATTTCTCTGAAAGCAAGAGCTTTTCTCTTTTATAGAGAGACGGTGCTGTAGCCAGTAAACGACTCAGGGCAGAGACTGAGGGGCTGGATGTCCAAGTGTATATGTCCTGTATGGTCAGGGTgtgaaaagggagaaaaggcagATCTAAATGAAACTAGAGTTGTCTGTCTCTTGAGGAAATTCTCTAGTCATGTGATCTTAGGAGAGTGTTTGGTTCCCTGGAGACTCTGATTCCCAAAGGTTTGGACAGACAGGATATGCCAATGAGAGTTTGTAAACTGATTTTAATTCCTGACACCTGGGGATTGAGGAAGGTGTGGGAAAAGAATAGAGTAACATTTAGGGTTAGCCTTTCCTCTCATatgtctattctttttttaaattaaaaatattttctattacaaTTGACAtatactatattagtttcaggtgtaccacacagtgatgatacatttatataccttacgaagtgatcaccccaaaAGTCTAGCACCCATCTCACACCATACGTTGTTATTACAAtgctattgactatatttcctatgctgacTTGGCATCCCCatggctatttttaaaactggccatttgtactttttaattcctttacctttttcatccgTTGGCATTcttttaatgatattaaaattgagctgttgttttttttaaaaaaaaaaaacaaaacaccctattaatcctattttaaaaagtaaaaatgtagtaTCCAGCCAAAGTGCTCTGAAAATAGTAAATATATGTTGAGtgaactaataaacaaaacaagggaactaatgaatgaatgaaatgatatGGGTATAGGGAATAAACGTGTTTCCAAGACTTGTGGAATTgactgataaaagaaatttaaaaaataaatctcaacaGTACAATCTCCATAAAAAAGGACTTGGACTGTGACTTCTTTCCTTGCTGTTTCTATGCACAACCTAAAAACTAGGCTCTGGTGATATAATCCATCATCATGCATGTATCCTTCATGCTGTGTCTATCTTCTCAATAGCTGTTGTTAGTTTGCTGTCAACTCTAGTTGTAGAATCATTTTGTTGGCATTTTCAGAAGTGTAAAATAAGCATATGTTTAatagagttcttttttaaaaacacacaaaactaaacaaaaacctTCAGAGCACAACAAAGAAAACATTGCCATATTGTGTCAGAACATTGATCCTGTTGGCTGAGGAAAGGAAGGAACCAAGACCTATCTGAGTCTAAAATCAGTGCTTTTTCCACATCTTCTATTCCCTCTCTCTTGCCACTCCCCAAATATTCAGGATATTAAAGACATTTATGTTCAGAGTTGCTTCTCTTTAGCAACAGAATTTAATCAGGGGTGGGATAGGGTAGGAGAGGAAGTGGGTATCTCTCACCAACACCAACTAGCTAGATGCTGCCATCTGAGGGTCTCTCCTGGGATTGGCATGAACTCATGAACTTAATCTCCTTGACCATGGCAATGAAGCAGGGCTGACTCACTAGAGCattgattttcaacctttttcatctcgtggcacacataaactaattattaaattctgaagcacaccaaaaatatattatttgtcaatctgacaaaaaaaaattggtataattttgattcattcacaccaggcaGCTATCATGTTggttgtcattatttttaatttgacaatctaagggaaaagtggTCAGTTTCCCTGACTAGTCAGATACTGcaggttttaaaaattgtgggggcataccagttgaaaatctctGTACTAGAGCAAATAAAATTAATCTCTGACTCAACAGAAAGTGAGCAACCAAAACAGAAAGGACCATTTTTTTGAGGGTCATACAGGCCCATTTCTACACATGCAGTCCAAGAGCTGATAGTAGCTGAAGTCCTAGTTTTATGAATATGGGTACTAACTGTCCTTTGTTTTCAAAGAAGCTTCATGATGGCAGGTCACACTGTCTGGGTGACTGAAATGGCTGATAAGGGACCTGCATACCAGTTTCAAACATAACTTCATTCTTTAAAATGCTATCTCCTTTTGCTTGTATACAAAAGTCCAGAAAGCTCTATGTCACATACCAGTGCCTATAGCTATAGATATGAGACATGGActtaggaagagagagaaggggacagTTGTGGGAAGAAGAGTAACAGTGAAATGATGCTGATTAACTCCTCATCCTTAGACTAATAGATAGAATTTCTGAGGGTACACTTAGCACTTGGGTAATAGCTTCATCACAATAATGTACTTTGgtttattttccccaaatctaATTTTGCAGGGGTAATCTCACACCTCTGATTTTGCTTGGTTTTGTCTAACTTTTTCTCATCCTACTTCTTTCTGTCCAAGATATGTTTTAGAAAGACAACTGGCTACAGAGAAAACCTAAACTATTCATGCAAGAGCAAACCCACAGCCTCAGCCACAATAACCAACtgatttaaaaagacataaacaaatatttGGCAACAGAAGTCCAATGTAGCCGTCAATCGGTGTATCTCAGTACTCGAGCTAcaacagaaaatgaaatgatCCCCAAACCATCCCAACACATACTTTTTGGTCAGAGCTTCTCTCAAAGGCTCTCTCCACTCTACCACATTGATTCTCAATAAGAACTTCTTTTGATGCTGTGATCCCAAAGAACTAGTTCTGCCACTTTAATTATATGATCTGgggaaaattacttaatctctctcaGCATTATTCCTCATAAGCAAGTGAGTATAATAATACCTGCCTCTAGGGATGGTGTGAGGAGTAAATGGTAAAATCAATGTTAAGTGCTTATCATAATGCCAGGTACACTGTAAGAGCTCAGTAAGTGTTGGCAATGGTCATTTttgaaatttcctttttcttggtTTCCTTTACTTCCTTCAAACTGGATAAAATAATGAATGACTACACCACATTGTGTATATTATTATTCCCCTCTCCCTTATTGGGAGAGTACCTGTATACCTTCCAAATTAGAAGGCTGTTTTTAAGTTGAAATATCTCAGCTTCTAGAATTTATGCTGTGTT containing:
- the LOC132239571 gene encoding ribonuclease 4-like — encoded protein: MALQKIILSLLLSLLTLLGLGLVQPSYGQFMYQRFLRQHVDPTGTGGTNLYCNTMMHKQGMTGLKCKEFNTFIHENIGTINNICNAPNIQCKDHRMNCHAGVVRVTDCRNTGGSPPNNCRYEATAITRGVVIACEGNPLVPVHLDR